A section of the Acidobacterium capsulatum ATCC 51196 genome encodes:
- a CDS encoding ABC transporter ATP-binding protein, giving the protein MENTQPLIEIEGLTKVFYTDEIETHALSGIHLRIDRGEYVAMSGPSGCGKSTLLSIIGLLDTPTGGKYMLNGHEVENLDFSQRSRIRNQEIGFIFQSFNLIGDLTVYENVELPLTYRSGMTAAERKRRVQESLERVAMAHRMRHYPSQLSGGQQQRVAVARALAGSPSILLADEPTGNLDSKNGEAVMDLLRNLHREGATICMVTHDPRFAAHAERQVHLFDGKVVSEEELQRQLAAIQA; this is encoded by the coding sequence ATGGAAAACACGCAACCATTGATCGAGATCGAAGGGCTGACCAAGGTCTTCTATACCGACGAAATTGAAACGCATGCCCTGTCGGGCATTCACCTGAGAATTGATCGCGGCGAATATGTCGCGATGTCTGGTCCTTCAGGCTGCGGCAAGTCCACGCTGCTCTCCATCATCGGGCTGCTCGACACGCCGACGGGCGGCAAGTACATGCTGAATGGGCACGAGGTGGAGAATCTTGATTTCTCGCAGCGCTCGCGCATTCGCAACCAGGAGATCGGTTTCATCTTTCAGAGCTTCAACCTGATTGGCGATCTCACTGTGTATGAGAATGTCGAGCTGCCGCTGACTTACCGCTCAGGCATGACGGCGGCGGAACGCAAGCGGCGCGTGCAGGAGTCGCTGGAGCGAGTGGCGATGGCGCATCGCATGCGGCATTATCCTTCGCAGCTCTCGGGCGGCCAGCAGCAGCGCGTGGCCGTGGCGCGTGCGCTGGCGGGGTCGCCCTCCATTCTGCTGGCCGATGAGCCGACCGGAAACCTTGACTCGAAGAACGGCGAGGCCGTGATGGATCTGCTGCGCAATCTGCACCGCGAGGGCGCGACCATCTGCATGGTGACGCACGATCCGCGCTTTGCCGCGCATGCCGAGCGTCAGGTGCATTTGTTTGACGGCAAGGTAGTGAGCGAAGAGGAATTGCAGCGCCAGTTGGCGGCGATTCAGGCCTGA
- a CDS encoding ABC transporter permease gives MRTWTADISFALRQLRKAPGFALLAVLTLAFGIGANTAMFTVMENVLLRPLPYAGASRLVAIQPGPGTDSPQSTSWLDYRDIRHGMKNIVDVAGYSDDLAVVQGKDTSTAVAAPHVTPSLLTMLGTRPLLGRTFTSQEGLAGGPQVVLLSEGIWKKVFHADPDIVGKVIHISSVPHTVVGVMPANFGFPENEGSSTRTAVWLPLQPTHAMLTKRGYSFFLILAKLHPGVSMAQAQAQLQQVSKQLADVDHDPARDGSFTMVSYAKTVVGSTRPVLMGLFAALLLVLLIACANVANLLLARAIGRQQEFAVRVALGAGRARLLRQVMTEGAVLSGLGCVAGFALAAAAIESVHKLPPDTLPRMDAIHLRWTVVLVMAAIATFTTVLSSLLPAVMVSGADPQATLQSASRGVGTRSVRGKLTAWLVMAEIALSTLLLVGTGLLARTMWNLEHAWLGFQTTRLTTFQVTPPDAVGFSGMSVSSGTGVPPASVAVLSYDPVLARLREAPGIEDAAYTTMLPLTNSQIRSSFSVVEHPAKTHHQPQALMTAVGGDYAKLMGTPILRGRMINPDDTASAPPVAVINEEMAKKYFAGRNPIGEHLDLGGKDTGILVPPVIVGVIGNERTTSVEEPAQPMILLPGDQIPTTSLFYQALVDSFQNFIVKTRGNVPVAREVRDVFHQQAPGFALDTFQTMQTVVNQTTFNQRLGLDLTASFAGLAILMVIAGLYGVLSQFVGFRRREIGIRLALGASRQQILRMIFRQSLLLAGYGLGCGLAISLLAGRLLRSFLYGVQPFDLPTYAGVLGLLLLVSVAAAVWPAKQAASVDPMTTLRMD, from the coding sequence ATGCGGACATGGACTGCGGACATCTCTTTCGCTTTGCGGCAATTGCGCAAGGCCCCAGGCTTTGCGCTGCTGGCAGTGCTGACGCTTGCCTTTGGCATCGGCGCGAACACGGCCATGTTCACGGTGATGGAGAATGTGCTGCTGCGTCCGCTACCGTATGCGGGGGCGAGCCGGCTGGTGGCGATCCAGCCTGGTCCCGGGACTGATTCGCCGCAATCGACTTCGTGGCTGGACTATCGCGACATTCGACATGGGATGAAAAATATTGTCGACGTGGCCGGATATTCGGACGATCTGGCGGTTGTGCAGGGAAAAGATACATCCACAGCGGTGGCCGCTCCCCATGTCACGCCCAGTCTGCTGACCATGCTGGGGACCAGGCCTCTGCTGGGACGAACTTTTACATCGCAGGAAGGGCTGGCCGGAGGACCGCAGGTTGTGCTGCTCTCTGAGGGCATCTGGAAGAAGGTATTTCACGCTGACCCGGACATTGTGGGAAAGGTGATTCACATCAGCAGTGTGCCGCACACTGTGGTGGGCGTGATGCCGGCGAACTTTGGCTTTCCTGAGAATGAAGGCTCGTCCACCAGAACCGCTGTGTGGCTGCCGCTGCAGCCCACGCATGCCATGCTGACGAAGCGCGGGTATAGCTTCTTTCTGATTCTCGCCAAGCTGCATCCGGGCGTAAGCATGGCACAGGCACAGGCGCAGCTCCAGCAGGTCAGCAAGCAGCTTGCGGATGTCGATCATGATCCGGCGCGGGATGGCAGCTTCACGATGGTCTCTTACGCGAAGACGGTGGTGGGCAGCACGCGACCGGTGCTGATGGGTCTGTTTGCTGCCCTGTTACTGGTTTTGCTGATTGCATGCGCCAATGTTGCCAATCTGCTGCTGGCTCGGGCGATTGGCCGTCAGCAGGAGTTTGCAGTGCGAGTTGCGCTGGGTGCGGGCCGGGCGAGGCTGCTGCGGCAGGTGATGACCGAGGGCGCGGTGCTGAGCGGGTTAGGCTGCGTTGCCGGTTTTGCACTGGCAGCCGCGGCGATTGAGAGTGTGCATAAGCTGCCGCCGGACACACTTCCGCGCATGGATGCGATTCATCTGCGGTGGACCGTGGTGCTGGTGATGGCTGCAATTGCGACGTTCACGACGGTGCTCTCATCGCTGCTGCCGGCCGTGATGGTCTCGGGTGCGGACCCGCAGGCGACGCTGCAGTCCGCCTCGCGGGGTGTGGGCACTCGCTCGGTGCGCGGCAAGCTCACGGCATGGCTCGTCATGGCGGAGATTGCGCTTTCGACTCTGCTGCTGGTGGGGACTGGATTGCTGGCGCGCACGATGTGGAATCTGGAGCATGCGTGGCTCGGCTTTCAGACGACGCGGCTCACTACGTTTCAGGTAACACCGCCGGATGCCGTGGGTTTCAGCGGCATGAGCGTGTCATCCGGTACCGGAGTACCGCCAGCTTCCGTCGCAGTGCTCTCCTATGACCCGGTGCTGGCAAGGCTGCGCGAAGCTCCGGGAATTGAGGATGCGGCTTACACCACGATGCTGCCGCTGACCAACTCGCAGATTCGGTCTTCCTTCAGCGTGGTGGAGCATCCGGCCAAAACGCATCATCAGCCTCAGGCGCTCATGACCGCGGTGGGTGGCGACTATGCAAAATTGATGGGCACGCCCATCTTGCGTGGGCGCATGATCAATCCGGATGACACAGCCAGCGCTCCGCCGGTGGCAGTGATCAATGAGGAGATGGCAAAGAAGTACTTTGCAGGCAGAAATCCGATTGGCGAGCATCTGGATCTCGGCGGCAAAGACACGGGCATTCTTGTTCCGCCCGTGATTGTCGGGGTCATTGGCAACGAGCGCACCACGAGCGTGGAGGAACCTGCCCAGCCTATGATTCTGCTGCCGGGCGACCAGATTCCGACGACATCGCTCTTTTATCAGGCGCTGGTGGATTCGTTCCAGAACTTCATCGTGAAGACGCGCGGCAATGTTCCGGTAGCAAGAGAGGTGCGGGATGTCTTTCATCAGCAGGCGCCCGGCTTTGCGCTGGATACCTTTCAGACCATGCAGACGGTCGTGAACCAGACGACATTCAATCAGCGGCTTGGCCTGGATTTGACCGCGTCTTTTGCTGGACTGGCCATTCTGATGGTGATTGCGGGGCTTTACGGCGTGCTATCGCAGTTTGTCGGGTTCCGCAGACGTGAGATAGGGATTCGTCTGGCGCTGGGCGCATCCCGGCAGCAGATTTTGCGCATGATTTTTCGCCAGAGTCTGCTGCTAGCAGGATATGGGCTCGGATGTGGCCTGGCGATTTCATTGCTTGCCGGACGGCTGTTGCGCAGCTTTCTTTATGGAGTGCAGCCCTTTGATCTGCCGACGTACGCCGGTGTGCTGGGACTGCTGTTGCTGGTGAGCGTGGCCGCCGCGGTGTGGCCGGCAAAGCAGGCGGCGTCGGTCGATCCGATGACCACTCTGCGCATGGATTAA
- a CDS encoding ABC transporter ATP-binding protein: protein MIQLKDIERSYKTGTGQEWVLRRIQLQIAEGEFVTIMGPSGAGKSSLLNVLAMLDDQWEGEYWLKGEPVHKLGRKQRADVARREIGMVFQSYHLLDDLTVAENIDLPLSYKNMPRSERQAMVADTLDRFNIVGKKDLYPSQLSGGQQQLVGIARAVIHKPALLLADEPTGNLHSGHAREIMEMFRELNGQGTTIVQVTHSDANAAYGSRVIELRDGWMVKDTASAEVSAS, encoded by the coding sequence ATGATTCAGCTAAAAGATATCGAACGCAGTTACAAAACGGGCACCGGGCAGGAGTGGGTGCTGCGCCGCATCCAGTTGCAGATTGCCGAGGGCGAGTTTGTCACTATCATGGGGCCATCGGGGGCGGGTAAGTCGTCGCTGCTGAATGTGCTGGCAATGCTCGATGACCAATGGGAAGGCGAGTACTGGCTCAAAGGTGAGCCGGTACACAAGCTGGGCCGCAAGCAGAGAGCCGACGTGGCGCGGCGTGAGATCGGCATGGTCTTCCAGAGCTATCACCTGCTGGATGATCTGACGGTGGCGGAGAACATTGATCTTCCACTCTCATATAAAAATATGCCGCGTTCTGAGCGGCAGGCGATGGTGGCCGATACGCTGGACCGCTTCAATATCGTCGGTAAAAAAGATCTCTATCCATCACAGCTCTCAGGTGGGCAGCAGCAACTGGTAGGCATTGCACGCGCGGTGATTCACAAGCCCGCATTGCTGCTGGCCGATGAGCCTACGGGCAATCTGCATTCCGGCCATGCCAGAGAGATTATGGAAATGTTTCGGGAGTTGAATGGACAGGGGACGACGATTGTGCAGGTGACGCACTCTGACGCCAATGCCGCTTACGGTTCGCGCGTGATCGAGCTGCGCGACGGATGGATGGTCAAGGACACGGCGTCTGCGGAGGTATCTGCTTCGTGA
- a CDS encoding TolC family protein, whose translation MKFFSPFARLLVPVSISALLLLPAATVAQTASPAGPANSTHAVPSAPQPAQQPAAKATTIEQQIHENAVGHYALPRDSFHVEEPHSHNPFAAYMPSTVPPLDLSNSPRLKSLEINGKLYLSLREAIALAIENNLDLAYFRYNLPIARTDLARTKAGGVANGVNVGVRQNTPGGNGQSFGSGNSAGSAGSSAGSAGASAGGAGGIVTSTLGEGSAVHSYDPQLSAVGFVDHTKTQLTNIVTTGTPVFDQNTVEGEAEYRQYFPLGTNIQFDYQGLRQTTNSLYNATNPTLESAFQFYVYQPVLQGFGLATNDRYIHIAKKNMQLTNLGFRAQVIATVTQVEDIYWDLANAYEDEQVKENALQFAQKTLDDDRKQLKLQAIPEMQVLKDESDVAAREGDLTVARANLRLNELLIKNALTKTISDPKLVEMPVVPLTLETPSDPNADRPIDALIKEAEKNRPDVTMDQLAMEIAQRSLKSIRNELLPSLSLYGEYAGVGNAGQPNPNCAGCETVPLPNSYGGSLQNAFNYSSPEYQAGFQLNITLRNRIAKADQFRAVLEYRQRQLAFEEQKKSILFDVRNSQYALRQAEARVTAAQQARDLAQKTFAITEQEQKLGAKSSYDTLAAQDALAVAQSALYDAQAAYAKAQVDIDRATGETLDQVDISIDDARLGVVHNIQP comes from the coding sequence GTGAAGTTCTTTTCTCCATTTGCCCGGCTTCTGGTTCCAGTCAGTATTTCTGCTTTGTTGTTGCTTCCTGCTGCCACCGTGGCGCAGACAGCTTCTCCCGCTGGGCCCGCAAACTCCACGCACGCGGTTCCCAGCGCTCCGCAACCGGCGCAGCAGCCAGCGGCGAAGGCGACGACTATCGAGCAGCAGATTCATGAGAATGCTGTCGGGCATTATGCGCTGCCGAGAGACAGCTTTCATGTGGAGGAGCCGCACTCGCACAATCCGTTTGCAGCTTATATGCCCAGCACGGTGCCACCGCTTGATTTGAGCAATTCACCGCGGCTCAAGAGCCTTGAGATCAACGGAAAGCTCTATCTTTCGCTGCGCGAAGCGATCGCCCTGGCGATTGAGAATAATCTTGATCTTGCCTATTTTCGCTATAACCTGCCCATTGCGCGCACCGACCTTGCGCGTACCAAGGCGGGCGGGGTCGCCAATGGTGTAAATGTAGGCGTGCGGCAGAATACGCCCGGCGGGAATGGGCAATCCTTTGGTTCGGGCAATAGCGCGGGCAGCGCCGGAAGCAGCGCAGGCAGCGCGGGAGCCTCGGCGGGCGGCGCGGGCGGCATTGTGACCTCGACCCTAGGTGAAGGCAGTGCCGTGCATTCGTATGATCCGCAATTGAGCGCAGTCGGCTTTGTAGATCACACCAAGACGCAGTTGACCAATATTGTGACTACGGGCACGCCAGTCTTTGATCAGAATACGGTGGAGGGCGAGGCGGAATACCGGCAGTATTTTCCGTTGGGGACCAACATTCAGTTTGACTATCAGGGGCTGCGGCAGACGACGAACAGCTTGTATAACGCGACGAATCCTACGCTTGAGTCAGCGTTTCAGTTCTATGTCTATCAGCCGGTGCTGCAGGGCTTTGGCCTGGCGACCAATGATCGCTACATTCACATTGCAAAGAAAAACATGCAGCTCACCAACCTGGGATTTCGCGCACAGGTGATCGCCACGGTTACGCAGGTAGAGGACATCTACTGGGATTTAGCGAATGCGTATGAAGATGAACAGGTGAAGGAAAATGCTCTGCAGTTTGCGCAGAAGACGCTGGATGACGACAGGAAGCAGTTGAAGCTGCAGGCGATTCCTGAGATGCAGGTGCTCAAGGATGAATCCGATGTTGCTGCCCGCGAAGGTGATCTGACTGTGGCGCGCGCTAATTTGCGCCTGAATGAACTGCTGATCAAGAACGCTCTGACCAAAACGATCAGCGATCCAAAGCTGGTCGAAATGCCTGTGGTGCCGCTCACACTGGAGACGCCTTCTGATCCCAACGCAGACCGTCCTATTGATGCGCTCATTAAGGAAGCGGAGAAAAATCGTCCCGATGTGACGATGGATCAGCTAGCCATGGAGATTGCGCAACGCAGCCTGAAGAGTATTCGTAATGAACTTTTGCCGTCACTGAGTCTATATGGCGAATATGCAGGCGTGGGTAATGCGGGTCAGCCAAACCCAAACTGCGCCGGCTGTGAAACCGTACCGCTGCCAAACTCCTACGGAGGGTCTCTGCAGAACGCATTCAACTATTCTTCGCCGGAGTACCAGGCGGGCTTTCAGTTGAACATTACGTTGCGCAATCGCATCGCCAAGGCTGACCAGTTTCGTGCGGTGCTCGAGTACCGGCAGCGCCAGCTTGCCTTTGAGGAGCAAAAGAAGAGCATTCTGTTTGACGTGCGCAACTCGCAGTATGCGCTGCGGCAGGCCGAGGCCCGCGTGACCGCGGCACAACAGGCGCGTGACCTGGCACAAAAGACTTTTGCAATTACAGAGCAGGAACAGAAGCTCGGAGCGAAGTCGAGCTATGACACGCTCGCTGCCCAGGACGCGTTGGCGGTGGCCCAGTCGGCGCTCTACGATGCGCAGGCCGCATATGCCAAGGCTCAGGTGGATATTGATCGCGCGACCGGCGAGACGCTGGACCAGGTGGACATTTCGATTGATGATGCGCGCCTGGGTGTAGTCCACAACATTCAGCCGTAG
- a CDS encoding sigma-54-dependent transcriptional regulator: MAANVQFEAPRGGEQDALPPCVLIADDQPHILDALEILLAPEGYRIERASSPRMVLEALQCGNYDALLIDLNYTRDTTSGREGLDLLSQIQAMDSQAPVIVMTAWANVDVAVEAMRRGARDFIQKPWDNVRLLTILRTQIDLYHAVRKAQHLEAENRLLRAEGLPEMIATAPAMQPVLATIARIGPSGANVLITGEHGTGKEVVAQTLHRLSSRAPRSLVAVNTGALPEGTFESELFGHVKGAFTDARTDRIGRFELADGGTLFLDEIANVPLRQQARLLRVLESGEMERVGSSKTRRVDVRVLSATNANLQTEVEEGRFRADLLFRLNTVEIHLPPLRERREDIPLLAAHFLARYAQRYRKPVSAIAPTALQAMMQHDWPGNVRELDHTMERAVLMARGGQIEVSDLGLNKARVSSSSLEEMSLESVESILIRKALARCHGNVSQAAEALGLSRGALYRRMEKYGL, from the coding sequence ATGGCTGCGAATGTACAGTTTGAAGCGCCGCGGGGGGGTGAGCAGGATGCACTGCCGCCCTGCGTGCTGATTGCCGATGATCAACCGCACATTCTGGATGCGCTTGAAATCCTGTTGGCGCCGGAAGGCTATCGCATCGAGCGTGCCAGTTCGCCACGCATGGTGCTGGAAGCGCTGCAGTGCGGCAATTATGATGCCCTGCTCATCGATCTGAATTACACGCGCGACACGACCTCGGGCCGCGAAGGGCTGGATCTGCTCTCGCAGATTCAAGCCATGGACAGCCAGGCTCCCGTGATTGTGATGACGGCCTGGGCCAATGTAGATGTAGCCGTCGAAGCTATGCGGCGGGGCGCGCGCGACTTTATTCAGAAGCCGTGGGACAACGTGCGTCTGTTGACTATTCTGCGGACGCAGATTGATCTTTACCACGCGGTACGCAAGGCGCAGCACCTTGAGGCGGAGAATCGTCTGCTGCGCGCCGAGGGCCTGCCGGAGATGATTGCAACCGCGCCGGCCATGCAGCCGGTGCTGGCGACCATTGCGCGCATTGGCCCCTCTGGCGCTAACGTACTCATCACGGGAGAGCATGGAACAGGCAAAGAGGTCGTCGCGCAGACATTGCACCGGCTCTCATCCCGGGCTCCTCGCTCGTTGGTGGCGGTGAATACGGGCGCGCTGCCTGAGGGCACGTTTGAGAGCGAACTCTTCGGGCATGTAAAGGGCGCATTTACCGACGCGCGTACAGATCGCATCGGGCGTTTTGAGCTGGCCGATGGCGGCACACTTTTTCTTGACGAGATTGCGAATGTTCCGCTGCGGCAGCAGGCACGGCTGCTGCGGGTGCTGGAGTCAGGAGAAATGGAGCGCGTGGGTTCGTCAAAGACGCGCCGTGTCGATGTGCGCGTGCTTTCAGCGACCAATGCCAATCTGCAGACGGAGGTCGAAGAAGGCCGCTTTCGGGCTGATTTGCTTTTTCGCCTCAACACCGTCGAAATTCATTTGCCGCCGCTGCGTGAGCGGCGAGAGGATATTCCTTTGTTGGCCGCGCATTTTTTGGCGCGGTATGCGCAGCGCTACCGCAAGCCGGTGTCGGCCATTGCGCCGACTGCATTGCAGGCAATGATGCAGCATGACTGGCCGGGCAATGTGCGCGAGCTGGACCATACGATGGAACGTGCGGTGCTGATGGCTCGCGGCGGTCAGATTGAGGTCTCGGACCTTGGACTGAACAAGGCTCGTGTCTCTTCGTCATCGCTCGAAGAAATGAGTCTGGAATCCGTAGAGAGTATCCTCATCCGCAAGGCGCTGGCGCGTTGTCACGGCAACGTTAGCCAGGCGGCTGAAGCCCTGGGGCTGAGCCGCGGAGCGCTCTATCGGCGGATGGAAAAGTATGGCCTCTAG
- a CDS encoding sensor histidine kinase, whose translation MRKQRGAARDRQAIHVSFATRYRIFCVLVAAALLGLVGALLAEQHLSATAIVAILAVFGFLLIFIFLAFYESSVRPLQTLSNVVSALREEDYSFRARGAHRDDVLGELAREINALADMLQSQRLKALEAIALLQRVMAEMDAPVLAFDHRESLRLLNPAAERAFRLSASRDIGKSAGELGLLGLLAQPQEGIWQQELNDRTVRWMVRRSRFRQRGAPHLLLLLSDVSLALREEEQQAWKRLIRVLGHEISNSLTPIKSIAGSLRLRSEAREEFERGLSVIESRAESLHRFVESYRQLAQLPSPTLQRVALAPLLQRVAQLETRSEVRIVSLAEMDLQADPDQLEQLFINLVRNAVEAASREEECGGENVTPEVTIASSRQGGLAVAVIADNGPGLANETNLFVPFYTTKKSGSGVGLALARQIAEAHGGSLELRNRRDVQGCEAVVRLPLQAASLSS comes from the coding sequence ATGCGCAAACAACGCGGAGCAGCACGGGACAGGCAAGCGATCCACGTTTCGTTTGCCACGCGTTACCGCATTTTTTGCGTGCTCGTTGCGGCTGCTCTGCTGGGCCTGGTGGGAGCCTTGCTGGCGGAGCAGCATCTTTCCGCGACAGCCATTGTCGCCATTCTCGCGGTGTTCGGGTTTCTACTGATCTTCATTTTTCTGGCCTTCTATGAGTCCTCGGTGCGCCCCCTGCAGACACTCTCCAATGTAGTCTCCGCGCTCCGCGAGGAAGATTACTCATTTCGCGCGCGCGGGGCGCATCGTGATGATGTGCTGGGGGAGCTTGCGCGCGAGATTAATGCGCTGGCCGACATGCTGCAGAGCCAGCGGCTGAAGGCGCTTGAAGCCATCGCATTGCTGCAGCGGGTGATGGCGGAGATGGATGCGCCGGTGCTCGCCTTTGATCATCGGGAGTCATTGCGGCTGCTCAATCCCGCGGCTGAGCGCGCTTTTCGCCTCAGTGCTTCGCGAGACATTGGAAAATCTGCGGGAGAGTTGGGGTTGCTTGGATTGCTCGCGCAGCCGCAGGAAGGCATCTGGCAGCAAGAGTTGAATGACCGCACTGTCCGCTGGATGGTGCGCCGCAGCCGCTTTCGCCAGCGGGGAGCGCCCCATTTGTTATTGCTGCTTTCTGACGTAAGTCTGGCTCTGCGTGAAGAGGAGCAGCAGGCATGGAAGCGACTGATTCGCGTGCTGGGTCACGAGATCAGCAACTCTCTCACGCCCATCAAGTCGATTGCTGGCAGCCTGCGACTGCGTAGTGAGGCCCGGGAAGAGTTTGAGCGCGGTCTAAGTGTAATTGAGAGCCGTGCCGAGTCATTGCATCGCTTTGTGGAATCTTACCGGCAGTTGGCCCAATTGCCATCACCCACTTTGCAGCGTGTCGCATTGGCGCCGTTGCTGCAGCGCGTGGCACAACTGGAGACACGATCGGAGGTGCGGATTGTCTCGCTGGCAGAGATGGATTTGCAGGCCGATCCTGATCAACTGGAGCAGCTTTTCATCAATTTGGTTCGTAATGCCGTGGAAGCGGCCAGCCGTGAAGAGGAGTGTGGAGGAGAGAATGTAACTCCTGAAGTGACAATTGCTTCTTCGCGGCAGGGCGGCCTGGCAGTGGCCGTCATTGCTGACAATGGTCCGGGGCTGGCCAATGAGACGAACCTTTTTGTACCGTTCTATACGACAAAGAAGAGCGGCAGCGGCGTGGGGTTGGCGTTGGCGCGGCAAATTGCAGAGGCGCATGGCGGCTCGCTCGAATTGCGAAACCGCCGCGACGTTCAGGGCTGCGAAGCCGTGGTGCGCCTGCCGCTGCAGGCGGCTTCGCTGTCTTCGTGA